The following DNA comes from cyanobiont of Ornithocercus magnificus.
ATAATTAGCTTGGTCCTGGCTTAGCTTAGTGAGCTTCACGCCAATCCTTTCTAAATGTAGTCGAGCAACCATCTCGTCAAGGTACTTAGGCAGCACATGGACCTGATTGGTGTACTGGTTGCCTTTCGTGAACAATTCAATCTGTGCTAGCACCTGGTTGGTAAATGAACTACTCATCACAAAACTGGGATGGCCTGTTGCACAGCCCAAGTTTACCAAACGTCCCTCAGCAAGCAGAATAATCTGGTTGCCGCTAGGTAAGGTGATGTGGTCAACCTGAGGTTTGATGTTCTCCCACTTATATTGTCTTAATGAGGCAACATCAATCTCATTATCAAAGTGACCTATGTTACAGACAATCGCTTCATTCTTCATCCGCAATAAGTGTTCGTAGCGGACTACTTTGTAATTGCCAGTAGCAGTTACAAATATGTCTATATCCTGCACAACATCGTCTAGGCATACAACCCTGTACCCTTCCATAGCTGCTTGCAGTGCGCAGATTGGATCTATTTCAGACACCATCACTGTGGCTCCCAAGCCACGGAGAGATTGTGCTGAGCCTTTCCCTACATCACCATAGCCCATTACTAGTGCGACTTTGCCAGCTACCATAACATCGGTAGCGCGTTTAATCCCATCTACTAGAGACTCGCGGCAGCCATAAAGGTTGTCGAATTTGCTCTTGGTAACTGAGTCGTTCACATTAATAGCTGGAAAGGGCAGCTCATTAGCCCTCTGCATTTGGTAGAGGCGGGCTACACCAGTGGTGGTTTCTTCAGTGACACCCTGTATGGCATTCTTAGTACGGGAATAAAAATTAGGATCTCTGCCTAGCCTTGTTCTGATTGAAGTGAAGAGTGCGGCCTCTTCTTCATTAGAGGGACTATCAAGCACAGAGATATCTCGCTCAGCTTTGCTGCCTAACATTATTAGCCCAGTAGCATCACCACCATCGTCGAGAATCATGTTTGGTGAGCCGCCATCACCCCACTCAAAGATGCGGTGAGTGTAGGCCCAGTATTCATCAAGTGTTTCTCCCTTAGCAGCAAAGATTGGTATGCCTCTAGCTGCAATAGCGGCAGCGGCATGATCTTGCGTGGAGAAGATATTACAAGATGCCCAACGCACATCAGCGCCGAGTGCTACTAGCGTCTCAATCAAAACGCCAGTTTGGACTGTCATGTGTAGTGAACCTGCTATGCGTGCTCCTTTAAGCGGCTGCTCGGCAGCGTACTTCTCACGGAGGGTCATTAGTCCGGGCATCTCTGTCTCAGCAATAGCCAACTCCTTACGGCCAAACTCAGCTTGGCTAATGTCTGCGATGGCGAAGTTCTGTACGACTTGAAGATCAGTCGCCACTGTGGGTTCTGCCGCCATAGTTCTAGAGAGATTCCTGGGGGATGTGGACAAAAGTCTTCGCAGAGACACCAAGGCTTTGAGCCCGTGTGTATCGCAATCTACAGATGAAGGATGGGTCCTCGATGATTTAGCCTCCACCTACGCTTTGGGCCGAGAGCTTGCGCATAGGCTAACAGCACCAGACTTGCTATTACTGCAAGGCCCACTTGGTGTTGGCAAGACTTCCTTGGTACAAGGCTTGGCAAGAGCTCTAGGAATCATGGAGCCGATAACAAGCCCAACGTTCGCACTAGCACAGCACTACTCACAGGGCAAGCCACCGTTAGTACACCTTGATTTGTACCGCTTGGACCATCAACCAGCCGCAGACGATCTACTTCTGCAGGAAGAGGAAGAGGCTCGATCTATCAATGCACTAGTAGTGGTGGAGTGGCCTGAAAGATTATCTTTAGCCTTAGGTCTTGGCGACGCTTGGCATCTGCAACTCACATATCATCCTAGTGGTGGGCGGCTAGCACAACTACATATGCCGGACGCGTCTAGGAAATTCCTAACGTGAGACTGAAAAGGTTGTGGATCAATTCCTCCCGGACCACTACATACTAGAGCTCCACAAGCGGCAGCATAATGGATGACAGCTTCCACCTGATCTCTGCGCAGCGATGGCATATCTTGCTTCAAACGAGTCAATATAGTGAGCTGATGTAGGAGACCAGCCATAAAAGCATCTCCAGCTCCGGTAGTATCGATTATGTGACGCGGTGCTGTAATGTCTGTCATACCTTGGAAGAGTCCAAGCTTCCAGCGCACTGGCCTTTCACCATTAGTGATAACAACGTCAGGCTGTTGCGGCAAGGAGTTAGAGATGATTCTAGGATTATCAGTCCCGCACAACCAGATTGCTTCCTCCTTTGTCAGCTTCAGAAGAGAAAC
Coding sequences within:
- a CDS encoding adenosylhomocysteinase, with amino-acid sequence MAAEPTVATDLQVVQNFAIADISQAEFGRKELAIAETEMPGLMTLREKYAAEQPLKGARIAGSLHMTVQTGVLIETLVALGADVRWASCNIFSTQDHAAAAIAARGIPIFAAKGETLDEYWAYTHRIFEWGDGGSPNMILDDGGDATGLIMLGSKAERDISVLDSPSNEEEAALFTSIRTRLGRDPNFYSRTKNAIQGVTEETTTGVARLYQMQRANELPFPAINVNDSVTKSKFDNLYGCRESLVDGIKRATDVMVAGKVALVMGYGDVGKGSAQSLRGLGATVMVSEIDPICALQAAMEGYRVVCLDDVVQDIDIFVTATGNYKVVRYEHLLRMKNEAIVCNIGHFDNEIDVASLRQYKWENIKPQVDHITLPSGNQIILLAEGRLVNLGCATGHPSFVMSSSFTNQVLAQIELFTKGNQYTNQVHVLPKYLDEMVARLHLERIGVKLTKLSQDQANYIGVSIAGPYKPDHYRY
- a CDS encoding tRNA (adenosine(37)-N6)-threonylcarbamoyltransferase complex ATPase subunit type 1 TsaE: MDKSLRRDTKALSPCVSQSTDEGWVLDDLASTYALGRELAHRLTAPDLLLLQGPLGVGKTSLVQGLARALGIMEPITSPTFALAQHYSQGKPPLVHLDLYRLDHQPAADDLLLQEEEEARSINALVVVEWPERLSLALGLGDAWHLQLTYHPSGGRLAQLHMPDASRKFLT